In Gemmatimonadota bacterium, a single genomic region encodes these proteins:
- the fabA gene encoding 3-hydroxyacyl-[acyl-carrier-protein] dehydratase FabA — translation MFKGKSSYSKEELMACGRGELFGEGNAQLPLHNMLMVDRITEISDCGGRKGKGYVLAELDIHPQLWFFDCHFQGDPVMPGCLGLDAMWQLVGFYLGWTGAPGRGRALGAGKIKFSGQVTPDCKLVKYEIDVKKVVSRSLVMGVADGCMYVDDRETYSAKDLRVGLFQEL, via the coding sequence ATGTTCAAAGGAAAAAGTTCTTATTCCAAAGAGGAATTGATGGCCTGCGGTCGGGGTGAGTTGTTCGGGGAAGGCAATGCCCAGTTGCCGCTGCACAATATGTTGATGGTTGACCGGATAACGGAGATCAGCGATTGCGGGGGCAGGAAGGGTAAAGGATATGTGCTCGCCGAGCTGGATATTCATCCGCAATTATGGTTTTTCGATTGCCACTTTCAGGGCGACCCGGTCATGCCGGGCTGCCTGGGCCTCGATGCGATGTGGCAACTGGTCGGGTTTTACCTGGGCTGGACCGGCGCGCCGGGCCGCGGCCGGGCGCTGGGCGCGGGCAAAATCAAATTCTCCGGACAGGTCACCCCCGATTGCAAGCTGGTAAAATACGAGATTGATGTAAAAAAAGTCGTCTCCCGGAGCCTGGTAATGGGAGTCGCCGACGGCTGCATGTACGTCGATGACAGGGAGACCTATTCGGCGAAAGACCTGCGGGTGGGGTTATTCCAGGAATTGTGA